In Pirellulales bacterium, the DNA window CCGTGCCGTGGAAATACAAGTTATTTAGGGGCAATCCTCGCAACGGTGACAGGTCGGACAATTGTCTCGAATTGCAGGTAAGAGCTCGTAGTCCGGTAAGAGCCCGAACGGGCGAAATATCCGCGACGCCGTCGCCGAGGGAGAAGAAGGTGACCACTCCATTCTTAATCAGATGCGTTTCTTTCCCGTCATAGCTCGGGTTGAGCAACTGCAATTTCTTGGCAACCGCTTCCGCCTGTTTCTCGGCCGGCAGGGCGGGAACCTCCCTGATCCATTCCTGGACGTCGGCATTACCGATCGCCGGAGCCAGTTTCGGGGCGTCGACGAGCGGTTTCTCACCGCCGACATTCGTGATGCTTCGCACAAGGAACTTTGCGTAATGGCCGTCGTAAGTTCTGACGACATACACGTGTCCCGCAATGCACGGTCGTGGCCCGATGACATATCCCGTCGCATTGGCTTCGGTGACGCTGTCGAGCTTCACGGCGCCCGCGTCGTAAAAACCGACGCTTGCATTGGTAAAGAAATTTCGGAAGACCAATTGTCCTTGCTGCCACTGCAGCCGCAAATCGTCGGTCACTGGAGTGGCATGCGCTCGGCCCTCGGCGAACAGGAAGCCGAGGCTCGGCTTCTTGAAAAGAATAGTTCCGCTCTTGAGGTCCGCGCCTTGAAAAGAACGTGAACCATCTTTCTGAAAGACGTAGTCCAGAGTGACCTCTTTGGAGCGGGGAAGCGTGAGATTGACTTCGCTTTGAGTTCCGGGACTCAAGTCGCAGACTTTATAGTCGCGCTCGAATGCGTCGTTGCGCGGAGGCGCGGCGAAGTCGATGATCACTTGCCGCGGAGCGAGTCCCCGGAACTCATACCGGCCGGCGGCATCCGAGACGGCCCGTGGATTGAAACTGCCGAGCCACCCGCCCGTCAGATTCGTTTCCAAGTACAACGGAACCTCCGCCACGGGGCTGCCTGTATCGTCGGTCACGGTTCCGTGGATCCGGCAGAGTTCTTGGGGGGCTGGCCGTTTCACGGAGATTGTCTGGTAACTCACCTCGCCTTCCCGGACCGACACTAGCGTCGTGGTGATTTCGTGCGTGAAGCTGCCGGCCAGGAGTTGAATACCGCTGGGGGCCAGGGCCCACTTCGGGATCGGGTGGATGAACCAACCGCCGTCGTTGGTTAGGCTGAGCGATTGGCCGTTGCCGAGGGTGATGACGATCTCACCGGCCCCAGCCGGCCGACCGTCCTCGCCGAGAATACGCCCCGCTACGACCGCGCCTCCCAATTTCCGCGACAGGGCGACGGCATTGTCGATGGCATCCTGCAATTCCTTTGGAAACTGCGCATACGCCACCTGCGATGCCTCGGTTGGCTCGGCGGCAGGGGTAGGCGTCATGCCGCCGGGCGGCGTTGGCGGGAAATCCAGCTTCTCTAATTGCTTGGTGCTGAGGGCACGGTCGTAGATCAGAGACTCGTTGACCACGCCTTTGAAGAGCCACGGGATGCCATAGTTGGTCAGCGACCAAGATCGGTCCTGGAAAGCCCCACTGCCTGCCTTGGGAATGCCAACATCTGGAATCGCGCAGTCGGCAACCTGCTTGCCGTCCAGAGACACAATGACAGTGCGGTGTGGCATGTCGACGGCGCACGCGACCGCCTGCCATTTGCCCGTTTCCAGCCGAGCGCCGACAATCTCCTTCGAGAAGGCGCGATTGTTTAGGGCAATCTCGAGATTACCGTGATCGGACCTGCTCATAGCGAACCAGCGCCACCCCACTCCGCCGGTAAGTAGGTTCCTGTTGTTTCCGCTGAAATCGTCGCTCTTGAATCGAAGGACGACCGTGAAGCCGACGGATCAAGGGATGGCGTCGAGCACACGGCATGGTACCCCTGCGTTGGACCGCCATTGCGAACATCATAGAGGCCGTCGGCGTACAGGCCGCCGTCTTTGAAGACCGTATTTTGGAGATCCCACTTGGCCTCGCCCGTCCCCTCGTTTTTGTCGTTGCCTTGGAAGTGGAAGTGCGCGAACGGGGCGGGCAACGGCATGTCGCTAGCGCGGGCCGTGGCGCCACCGGCGGGCGCCGAATTGGCGTTAATTTTGGCGATAGTGTCGGGCTTGCCGAACTCCCCGGCGTTGTACTTCTTCCAGAATTCTGGCGTAGGCATTTTCTTCCAGAAACTTTCGCCCATTGTTCTCAACGTGGCCATCTGCCGGACATCATCGATACCCTTGTTAATTCGGGCGGGCGTAAAGAATAGATCCGCCAACCTTTTGCCGCGCAATGGCGACAGGTCGGACACTTGCGTTTCCGAACATCCCAATCTCACCAGCGGCATATCTTCGACAGGAGTAAGATCGGACACCAAGGTTGAATCGCAAATAAGTATTTCCAGCGGCATTCCCTTCAGCGCGACGAGGCTGGCAACCTTTGTATTCTCAAAGCTGATCGTCCGTAACTTCATGCCGATGAGAGGCGAAAGGTCCGTAACGGAAGTTCCCTGAAATGATAAATGCTCAAGAGGCATTCCTTCCAAAGGAGATAGGTCCGAGACCTTGGTCCAATTACAACTGAACCTTTTGAGTTGTAGTCCCTCGAGCGGTGACAGATCCGACAGTTTGCTCTCAACGTTTCCCCAGCCCCCGCCATCGCTCCATACGAGCAGCTTGCGCAGGCCGGGCAGCGCCCGAACCGGCGAAATATCCGAAATGTGATCCGTGTAAAACCCAAATGAATCCACAACCCCGTTTTGGATGATCGGCGGGCCGGAGTTGGAGTCGTTTACCACAGTTCCGTTGTATCCGGGGTTCAGCTCCTTAAGCTTGGCCACGACCATCTTAATCTGCTCCTCGGCCGGGTGAGCCGCAACGCCCTTCACCCATTGCTGAAAGGCGGGATCATTGAGTGTGGCGATCGCCTTGCGAACCGGTACAGCACTTGCCGTGCCGCTCGCGGGTGAGTCAACCGGTGTGCCGGGCCTGGCGGCGATTCCCAGCGCGACGTTGAGGATTTCGTGGCCGCCGTCCTCCAATGCCAGGTCCGTTTCCGAGACGGCGAAACCTTGCTTTTTCACCTCGATGCGGTGCTTGCCGGGCGGGGCAGTGAATTCGGTCGACTTGCCGTCGTCGCCCCAGTGGACGGCGATTGTTTTGCCATCGACAAGCACTTCGGCATTTGGCTGGCTGACACGCAGCGCGATCGTGCCGTCGGCCGTGCGGACTTTGAATAGGCCGATATATAAAATGATGCCGGCGAGCGTGGCGGCGCTCGCAATCGCAGCATGGAGCCAGTAACGGCGAATGACCGAGGCTTGCGTTCGACGGGCCGGAGTGCGGGGCGGACGGGCGCCGATCGGCGGCGCCGCGTGCGCGATCTCTTCAAACAGGTCGCCCAGTGCCGGCTCGGCCAGGGGAATCAAGACCGCTCGTTTGATCGCCGGCGCGTCGCCGTTCGCAATCGGCAGCAGGGCCGCCGCGACTTCGGCGGCCGTTGGCGGGCGAGCGGCGGGATCCTTGGCCAACATTCTGGCGACTAGGTCGGAGAGTTCTTGCGGCACGTCCGGCTGAATTTCCAACAGCGGCCGCGGGATTCCAGTCCGATGCGCGAGCAATG includes these proteins:
- a CDS encoding serine/threonine-protein kinase, whose amino-acid sequence is MAVSLEQFIAQLKNSGLISAGDLENLIPPKGQPADVNDLARQLVDGKLLTKFQAQKVYQGRGGGLQLGNYTILDKIRNSRLGQLYKGRDRRSGRLVTITIPPPSVADDRSNSDLLTQRVAATAKLQHPNLIVPRDFRELGNRRFAVADFVEGSSLAAMVDAKGPLSVRQSVEYSLQAANGLEFAHARNLAHGDVCPANLVVDRSGTVKLLGLGLLPAAVQEEPTPAISGNDLGYLDYVAPEVRSGDKLLDPRADIYGLGCTLYCMLAGVSPFAKDTGVNPLLAHRTGIPRPLLEIQPDVPQELSDLVARMLAKDPAARPPTAAEVAAALLPIANGDAPAIKRAVLIPLAEPALGDLFEEIAHAAPPIGARPPRTPARRTQASVIRRYWLHAAIASAATLAGIILYIGLFKVRTADGTIALRVSQPNAEVLVDGKTIAVHWGDDGKSTEFTAPPGKHRIEVKKQGFAVSETDLALEDGGHEILNVALGIAARPGTPVDSPASGTASAVPVRKAIATLNDPAFQQWVKGVAAHPAEEQIKMVVAKLKELNPGYNGTVVNDSNSGPPIIQNGVVDSFGFYTDHISDISPVRALPGLRKLLVWSDGGGWGNVESKLSDLSPLEGLQLKRFSCNWTKVSDLSPLEGMPLEHLSFQGTSVTDLSPLIGMKLRTISFENTKVASLVALKGMPLEILICDSTLVSDLTPVEDMPLVRLGCSETQVSDLSPLRGKRLADLFFTPARINKGIDDVRQMATLRTMGESFWKKMPTPEFWKKYNAGEFGKPDTIAKINANSAPAGGATARASDMPLPAPFAHFHFQGNDKNEGTGEAKWDLQNTVFKDGGLYADGLYDVRNGGPTQGYHAVCSTPSLDPSASRSSFDSRATISAETTGTYLPAEWGGAGSL